One Microbacter margulisiae genomic window carries:
- a CDS encoding M3 family metallopeptidase has translation MTLPEKQLSTKGMSHNPFLSPYNTPHDATPFNQIKLEHYMTAFTEGMNRQNNEIAAIINNQQTPDFHNIFEAFEHSGRLLDNVSQVFFNLHSAETNDQMQIIAEKLSPILTDHVNNITLNDKLFERIKAVYNQRDTLKLTPEQQTLLQNTYDHFADNGANLNETDKQQYRELTKQLNAATLQFEHNVLKEINDYSLLITDTSQLQRLSSDFLEIAAEKAKQKGQAGWILDLSAPSYVPAMKFLDNPELRKTLYLAFASKGIHNDANDNQEIVRNIANLRLKIASLLGFNTYAEYVLRHRMAQSSENVYKLLQKLLSAYKPVAKQEYEEVQDFLRQHKGEFTIQPWDWPYYAEKLKTEKYAFNEDALRPYFELDKVINGVFGLAQKLYGIRFEQIQNIPVYHPEVKVFEVYDQNNDYLALLYADFFPRAGKRAGAWMTEFKGQWMDGDFNSRPHISLVMNFTRPTSTKPALLTYDEVRTFLHEFGHALHGMLTNTQYASLSGTNVYRDFVELPSQFMENYGTEKEFLDQFASHFQTGETIPTELIQRLKTAENYMVGYLCVRQLNFGFLDMAWHTLKKPFEGNVIEFEKQATKNTSILPVVDNTCISTAFSHIFAGGYAAGYYSYKWAEVLEADAFSVFKEHGIFDQATANAFRTHILSKGGTEAPMELYKRFRGQEPSIDALLKANGIK, from the coding sequence AGGCATGTCACACAACCCATTTTTGTCTCCATATAATACACCGCATGATGCTACCCCATTCAATCAAATCAAATTAGAGCATTATATGACAGCATTCACAGAAGGAATGAACAGACAAAACAATGAAATTGCCGCAATTATCAATAATCAACAAACACCTGATTTTCATAACATATTTGAAGCCTTTGAGCATTCAGGACGACTTTTGGACAACGTCAGTCAGGTATTTTTCAATTTACACAGCGCAGAGACAAACGATCAGATGCAAATCATTGCCGAAAAGCTTTCTCCTATTTTAACCGATCATGTCAATAACATTACGCTAAACGACAAACTCTTCGAACGTATCAAAGCAGTATACAACCAACGCGACACGCTAAAACTGACTCCTGAGCAGCAGACATTACTTCAAAATACGTATGATCATTTTGCTGACAATGGAGCCAACCTGAACGAAACAGACAAACAACAATACCGTGAATTGACCAAACAACTCAATGCTGCCACGCTGCAATTTGAACACAATGTATTGAAAGAAATCAATGACTATTCTTTGCTTATTACCGATACTTCCCAGCTTCAGAGGCTTTCGTCTGATTTTTTGGAAATTGCTGCAGAAAAAGCCAAACAGAAAGGACAAGCCGGATGGATTTTGGATTTATCTGCACCAAGCTATGTGCCAGCTATGAAATTTTTGGATAACCCTGAATTACGTAAAACCTTATACTTGGCATTTGCTTCAAAAGGCATTCATAATGACGCAAATGACAATCAGGAAATTGTACGTAACATTGCCAATCTGCGTTTAAAAATAGCCAGTCTGTTAGGATTCAACACATACGCCGAATATGTTCTACGGCACCGAATGGCTCAAAGTAGCGAAAATGTCTATAAATTACTACAAAAATTATTGTCAGCATACAAACCTGTTGCTAAACAGGAATACGAAGAAGTTCAGGACTTTCTCCGCCAACATAAAGGTGAGTTCACGATCCAGCCATGGGACTGGCCTTACTATGCAGAAAAGCTGAAAACTGAAAAATATGCTTTTAATGAAGACGCATTACGCCCTTACTTCGAGCTGGATAAAGTTATAAACGGAGTCTTTGGGTTGGCTCAAAAACTATATGGCATCCGGTTTGAGCAGATTCAAAATATTCCGGTGTACCATCCTGAGGTAAAAGTATTTGAAGTTTATGATCAAAACAACGATTATTTAGCCTTGCTTTATGCCGATTTTTTCCCGCGGGCAGGCAAACGCGCCGGAGCCTGGATGACTGAATTCAAAGGGCAATGGATGGATGGCGATTTCAATAGTCGTCCCCATATCAGTCTGGTTATGAATTTCACACGCCCAACCTCCACCAAACCAGCATTATTAACCTACGACGAAGTCCGTACCTTCCTACACGAATTCGGGCATGCGCTTCATGGAATGTTGACAAATACACAATATGCATCTTTGTCAGGAACGAATGTCTATCGGGATTTTGTGGAATTACCTTCACAATTTATGGAAAACTACGGCACAGAAAAAGAATTCCTTGATCAATTTGCATCGCATTTTCAAACAGGGGAAACAATTCCTACAGAATTAATCCAAAGACTTAAAACTGCCGAAAATTATATGGTAGGCTATTTGTGTGTCCGTCAGCTTAACTTTGGCTTTCTCGACATGGCTTGGCATACACTCAAAAAGCCATTTGAAGGAAACGTCATTGAATTCGAAAAACAAGCTACCAAAAATACCAGCATCTTACCGGTGGTAGATAACACCTGCATCAGCACTGCATTCAGCCACATCTTTGCAGGAGGATATGCAGCCGGTTATTATAGCTATAAATGGGCTGAAGTGCTCGAAGCTGATGCCTTCTCTGTTTTTAAAGAACATGGCATCTTCGATCAGGCAACAGCAAACGCATTCCGCACGCATATTCTTTCAAAAGGAGGCACGGAAGCTCCAATGGAACTCTATAAACGATTTCGGGGGCAAGAACCCTCTATTGATGCATTATTAAAGGCAAACGGAATAAAATAA
- a CDS encoding thioredoxin family protein: MLYTNLKHIETASELQKIISENENVMVICGHMGPMCIPVYGIAEDLENEYIHVKFYDMEFDNPEAYVIRQLPEVRGFMGIPFTIYYKNGKVVRATSSIQTKQQITNILDTEFGNL, from the coding sequence ATGCTATACACTAATTTAAAACACATTGAAACAGCATCAGAGTTGCAAAAAATAATTAGCGAAAACGAAAATGTCATGGTCATATGCGGACACATGGGACCAATGTGCATCCCAGTCTATGGTATTGCAGAAGATCTGGAAAATGAATATATACATGTTAAATTCTATGATATGGAATTTGATAATCCAGAAGCTTATGTTATTCGCCAGTTACCTGAAGTTCGTGGTTTTATGGGCATTCCTTTCACCATCTACTATAAAAATGGGAAAGTTGTCAGGGCCACTTCAAGCATCCAAACCAAGCAACAAATAACCAACATCTTAGACACCGAATTCGGGAATTTATAA
- a CDS encoding thioredoxin family protein gives MEKVSALADFQQKATGHDKVFLLLYKAGNEQSLCAYSNLDSVVNQEPNIPVFSADVAEVRDIHPHFGITSAPTLLVFENGQYVNAIKGCQESSYYKALMESAIYQAKAKAEGKTVKRVTVYSTPTCTWCNTLKTWLHKNNIPYTDVDVSRDQHAAEDLVRRTGQQGVPQTDINGQIVVGFNQARLKELLEI, from the coding sequence ATGGAAAAAGTAAGTGCATTAGCAGATTTTCAACAGAAAGCCACAGGGCACGACAAAGTGTTTCTGCTATTATATAAAGCCGGAAACGAACAAAGTCTTTGTGCATATAGCAATTTAGATTCAGTCGTTAATCAAGAGCCAAACATTCCTGTTTTCTCGGCTGATGTGGCCGAAGTACGCGATATCCATCCCCATTTTGGTATTACCAGCGCTCCAACTCTTTTGGTTTTCGAAAATGGACAATATGTCAACGCAATAAAAGGATGCCAGGAGAGTTCATATTACAAGGCTCTTATGGAAAGCGCCATCTATCAGGCAAAAGCAAAAGCGGAAGGAAAAACCGTCAAACGAGTGACTGTTTACTCAACACCGACCTGCACATGGTGTAATACGCTGAAAACATGGTTGCATAAAAATAATATCCCATATACCGATGTGGATGTATCCCGCGATCAACACGCTGCAGAAGACCTAGTGCGCCGTACAGGACAACAAGGTGTGCCACAAACTGATATTAACGGACAAATTGTCGTGGGGTTCAATCAGGCCCGTCTCAAAGAATTATTGGAAATCTAA
- a CDS encoding co-chaperone GroES produces the protein MKELQPVNQQVVLDLSETTHEQKTASGIIIPDTAKEKSQIALIKWMGVIDNAEVKPGDMVIYKSFSGTEIEFEGSKYLILPYSDLLAKVVETEEI, from the coding sequence ATGAAAGAACTACAACCCGTTAATCAACAAGTGGTACTCGATCTTTCCGAAACCACACATGAACAAAAAACTGCATCGGGAATCATCATCCCCGATACAGCGAAAGAAAAGTCGCAAATTGCTCTAATCAAATGGATGGGCGTCATTGACAACGCCGAGGTGAAACCAGGTGATATGGTTATTTATAAATCATTCAGCGGCACCGAAATTGAATTTGAAGGTAGCAAATATCTGATTCTGCCCTACTCTGATCTTTTGGCGAAAGTAGTAGAAACAGAGGAAATATAA
- the trxA gene encoding thioredoxin gives MNGKFEELIQSDKPVIIDFFAEWCGPCKVQSPILQEVAIELGDHVKVIKIDVDKNPQIANNYRIQGVPTLMVFKKGQLLFRQAGLMQKPQLLNLIRQNI, from the coding sequence ATGAATGGAAAATTTGAAGAACTTATTCAAAGTGACAAGCCGGTAATTATTGATTTTTTTGCCGAATGGTGCGGTCCCTGCAAAGTGCAATCTCCCATTCTACAAGAAGTTGCCATTGAATTGGGAGATCATGTAAAAGTGATAAAAATCGACGTCGACAAAAATCCTCAGATAGCAAACAATTACCGCATACAAGGCGTTCCAACATTGATGGTTTTTAAGAAAGGTCAGCTTTTATTCCGTCAGGCTGGGCTGATGCAAAAGCCGCAATTGCTAAACCTCATCAGACAAAATATTTAG
- a CDS encoding SLAC1 anion channel family protein has product MKQKLQFFPVTIFSMVMGMTGLSILIGKFYHLQWLPYILYPISIYVASALFLTFLLLYGLKWIYYPAEVKNDFHHRIRINFFSAISISLLLISIDYYSFMPLLAVPLWWIGMLLHSFLLLKTIRFWIEHNFELQHFNPAWFIPVVGVILIPICGVDIAPPFLSYFYFSIGFFFWIILFVLFLYRAVFHVQLPEKFIPTFFILIAPPAVGFVSYMRITTSFDNFSLFLLFIGYFFLILLAFMVKNFMKLRFFVSWWAFTFPLSAISIASVAAYQITHMPFFEIISWILFFVTVATIGIVAWQTIVNMRIERICVEEE; this is encoded by the coding sequence ATGAAACAAAAGCTACAATTTTTCCCTGTTACTATTTTCTCGATGGTTATGGGTATGACTGGCTTATCCATTCTGATCGGTAAGTTTTACCATCTCCAATGGCTTCCGTACATTCTTTATCCCATTTCCATTTATGTGGCATCAGCACTCTTTCTGACCTTCTTGTTGCTGTATGGGCTGAAATGGATTTATTATCCTGCCGAAGTAAAAAACGATTTTCATCACCGTATCCGGATCAATTTTTTTTCAGCAATATCTATATCATTGTTGCTAATTTCCATTGATTATTATTCGTTTATGCCGCTGTTGGCAGTACCGTTGTGGTGGATAGGAATGCTCCTGCATTCTTTTTTATTGCTGAAGACCATCCGCTTCTGGATTGAGCATAATTTTGAACTTCAACATTTCAACCCAGCATGGTTCATTCCCGTTGTTGGCGTTATCTTAATCCCGATTTGTGGCGTGGATATTGCTCCTCCATTTTTGTCCTATTTTTATTTTTCCATAGGATTTTTTTTCTGGATCATCCTTTTCGTGTTGTTTCTTTACCGTGCCGTTTTCCATGTGCAGCTTCCAGAAAAATTCATCCCAACGTTTTTCATCCTGATAGCCCCACCGGCTGTGGGATTTGTATCGTACATGCGCATCACAACCAGCTTTGATAACTTTTCCCTGTTTCTATTGTTCATAGGCTATTTTTTCCTTATCCTCCTCGCCTTCATGGTAAAAAACTTCATGAAGCTTAGATTCTTTGTTTCATGGTGGGCATTCACTTTTCCTTTAAGTGCAATCTCCATAGCTTCCGTAGCCGCTTATCAGATTACGCATATGCCTTTTTTTGAAATCATTTCATGGATTTTGTTCTTTGTTACTGTAGCAACAATTGGGATCGTGGCATGGCAAACCATCGTTAATATGCGAATAGAAAGAATTTGTGTGGAAGAAGAATAG
- a CDS encoding DUF302 domain-containing protein: MKTKITIIIATLFGVLLGIIITGVTLNLSAGDMIIKEMKSPYDFNKTVTTIVNNINTQPGWHVVAVIDQNQAVQTHGGFPIGNYDIIQYCNGRASAEMLSADDRKRIGAMLPKNLAVYEKSDGQVYVATSNGAVIGKLFGGKTGQLIEKVSLDVESILRFMNFKFNIF; encoded by the coding sequence ATGAAAACAAAAATTACCATCATTATAGCAACTTTATTCGGTGTATTGCTCGGCATCATTATCACAGGCGTAACCCTGAATCTTTCGGCTGGAGACATGATTATCAAAGAAATGAAAAGTCCCTACGATTTCAACAAAACAGTGACTACCATCGTAAACAACATTAACACACAACCGGGCTGGCATGTGGTAGCCGTGATTGATCAAAACCAGGCGGTACAGACCCATGGTGGATTTCCAATCGGCAATTATGATATTATTCAATATTGCAACGGGAGAGCGTCAGCAGAAATGCTTTCTGCTGATGATCGCAAACGGATCGGCGCCATGTTGCCTAAGAACCTGGCCGTTTACGAAAAATCAGACGGACAGGTTTATGTGGCAACATCAAACGGAGCTGTCATAGGAAAATTATTCGGCGGAAAAACGGGACAACTGATTGAAAAAGTATCATTGGATGTGGAAAGTATTCTGCGTTTTATGAATTTCAAATTCAATATATTTTAG
- a CDS encoding YqaE/Pmp3 family membrane protein — translation MSLFRVILAIIFPPLAIIDKGCGSFLIVLILTFCGWIPGVLAALIILNQKK, via the coding sequence ATGAGTCTTTTCAGGGTAATTCTGGCCATCATCTTCCCTCCCCTGGCTATTATCGACAAAGGATGCGGAAGTTTTTTAATCGTGCTCATCCTCACTTTTTGCGGATGGATCCCCGGCGTATTGGCTGCCCTGATTATCCTCAATCAAAAGAAATAA
- a CDS encoding SDR family oxidoreductase, whose amino-acid sequence MKLSDNKILITGGATGIGLGLTERFLQEGNTVIICGRREEVLQEVVDKHPSVIAKVCDLSLPFERERLFQWIAAAHPDVNVLVNNAGIQQRMSLFDHDFAARAHEEIAINVEAPVHLISLFLKLKSLNTIVNVTSALGLVPMSQVADYSATKAFSHSFTASMRAILASSHVEVIEIIPPALNTDLGGKGLHDYAPSVSDFIAHIFEQLTKGETTLTFGYSESLSKIGLEEWQQVFDRMNTPR is encoded by the coding sequence ATGAAGTTATCCGACAATAAAATCTTGATTACAGGGGGAGCGACTGGCATTGGGCTGGGGCTTACGGAGCGGTTTTTGCAGGAAGGTAATACGGTTATCATTTGCGGCAGAAGAGAGGAGGTGCTGCAGGAGGTTGTGGACAAGCATCCGTCTGTGATTGCCAAGGTGTGTGACCTGTCATTGCCATTCGAAAGGGAACGCCTTTTTCAATGGATTGCTGCAGCTCATCCTGATGTGAATGTGCTAGTGAATAATGCCGGCATCCAGCAGCGCATGTCTTTGTTTGACCATGACTTTGCGGCACGTGCCCATGAAGAGATTGCTATCAATGTTGAGGCTCCGGTTCATCTGATATCTTTGTTTTTGAAATTAAAATCGCTGAACACCATTGTGAATGTTACTTCCGCACTCGGCTTGGTACCTATGTCGCAGGTAGCGGACTATTCAGCTACAAAGGCGTTTTCCCATTCTTTTACAGCTTCGATGCGTGCCATTTTGGCATCGAGTCACGTTGAAGTGATCGAAATTATTCCTCCGGCGCTTAATACTGATCTCGGAGGCAAGGGGCTTCATGATTATGCTCCATCTGTGAGCGATTTTATTGCCCATATTTTTGAACAATTGACAAAGGGAGAAACAACGCTTACGTTTGGGTATAGCGAATCATTATCCAAAATTGGACTGGAGGAATGGCAGCAGGTATTTGACCGTATGAACACTCCCCGGTAG
- the ovoA gene encoding 5-histidylcysteine sulfoxide synthase has product MKELITKTIDLQHGDPEVKRREILDYFEKTWAIDEKLYTQLKSDEVFYHRGDPLRHVLLFYLGHTAVFYINKLILAKIIDQRINRDFESMFAIGVDEMSWDDLNEKHYNWPPVEEVRAYREKAKEVVLEVIRSMPVALPTNWENPLWIILMGIEHERIHLETSSVLIRQLPLDEVASGLFGKICQEWGEAPHNSMLPVAGAVMTLGKPADHPLFGWDNEYGKYTEAVPDFKASAMLVSNGEFLAFVQDNGYHIQEYWTEEGWSWRNYKQAEMPLFWRRDGESYWLRLVAEEISMPWNWPVEVNYLEAKAFCNWKSLKTGKTYRLPTEAEWVRLAEVCQVPDEPEWEVAPGNINLEHGASPCPVDRFRMGDFYDVIGNVWQWTETPITGYPGFKVHPVYDDFSTPTFDGKHNLIKGGSWISTGNEATHHARYAFRRHFYQHAGFRYVESETPLVIHNDEYETDVEVALSCEANWSDTIDSLSNFYQKLGSSILDVLRGRSIQKVLDLNADTGRLAFELATAFPDVTALDFSARFIRIPDQLKEKGFMRYIMKDEGELVFYREIVLPETLAKGKDHILFMQADAHNLKSLYSGYDLIVMPNLLEELRYPTAFLQHIHERLNDKGWLVIASTYAWNGQMASREFWPGGFKLDGEPLTSFEGIQTILEPHFMLHGKPFDLPLNIRKSSRVTEIKRCEISFWQKKSVKL; this is encoded by the coding sequence ATGAAAGAGCTCATTACCAAAACTATTGATCTGCAACATGGCGATCCAGAGGTTAAGAGGCGAGAAATTCTGGATTATTTTGAAAAAACCTGGGCTATTGACGAAAAGCTGTACACTCAGTTGAAATCGGATGAGGTGTTTTATCATCGTGGCGACCCGCTTCGGCACGTACTTCTTTTTTATCTGGGGCATACTGCTGTATTTTATATCAATAAACTGATTTTGGCTAAGATTATTGATCAGCGAATTAACCGCGACTTTGAATCCATGTTTGCCATTGGAGTGGACGAGATGAGTTGGGACGATTTGAATGAAAAACATTATAACTGGCCTCCTGTGGAGGAAGTTCGCGCGTATAGGGAGAAAGCGAAAGAAGTGGTTTTGGAGGTAATCCGTAGCATGCCTGTGGCATTGCCCACCAATTGGGAAAATCCTTTGTGGATTATCCTGATGGGCATTGAACATGAACGTATTCACCTGGAAACATCATCAGTACTGATTCGTCAGTTGCCACTGGATGAAGTGGCGTCCGGCTTGTTTGGGAAAATTTGTCAGGAATGGGGTGAAGCGCCTCACAACAGCATGTTGCCGGTTGCTGGAGCTGTGATGACATTAGGTAAGCCTGCTGATCATCCTTTGTTCGGGTGGGATAATGAATATGGTAAATATACTGAAGCAGTCCCTGATTTTAAAGCTTCTGCCATGCTGGTTTCCAATGGGGAATTTCTTGCTTTTGTTCAGGATAATGGATATCATATTCAGGAATACTGGACGGAAGAAGGCTGGAGCTGGCGTAATTATAAGCAAGCCGAAATGCCTCTTTTCTGGCGTCGTGACGGAGAATCCTATTGGTTGAGACTGGTAGCTGAAGAGATTTCCATGCCATGGAACTGGCCTGTAGAGGTGAACTATCTTGAAGCGAAGGCTTTTTGTAATTGGAAAAGCCTTAAAACAGGGAAGACATACCGTCTGCCTACCGAAGCGGAATGGGTACGATTGGCGGAAGTTTGCCAGGTGCCTGACGAACCGGAATGGGAAGTGGCTCCGGGAAATATTAACCTGGAGCATGGAGCATCACCTTGCCCTGTCGATCGTTTTCGCATGGGCGACTTTTATGATGTGATAGGGAATGTATGGCAATGGACGGAGACGCCGATAACCGGTTATCCCGGATTTAAAGTACATCCGGTGTATGATGATTTTTCGACACCGACTTTTGATGGCAAACATAATTTGATTAAAGGAGGTTCATGGATTTCTACGGGGAACGAAGCAACGCACCATGCGCGGTATGCGTTTCGCCGTCATTTTTATCAGCATGCCGGGTTTCGTTATGTAGAGTCTGAAACGCCTTTGGTTATTCATAACGACGAATATGAAACCGATGTGGAAGTTGCTTTGTCATGCGAGGCTAATTGGAGCGATACGATTGATTCGTTATCTAATTTTTATCAAAAGCTGGGTAGTTCTATCCTTGACGTACTTCGGGGGAGGTCTATTCAGAAAGTGCTTGATCTGAATGCGGATACCGGTCGATTGGCTTTTGAACTGGCTACTGCTTTTCCTGATGTAACGGCGCTTGATTTTTCCGCCCGTTTTATTCGCATACCGGATCAACTAAAAGAAAAGGGATTTATGCGTTATATTATGAAAGATGAGGGAGAACTGGTGTTTTATCGTGAGATTGTGCTTCCCGAAACGTTAGCCAAAGGAAAGGATCATATCCTGTTTATGCAGGCTGATGCTCATAATCTGAAATCACTGTATTCGGGCTATGACTTGATTGTGATGCCGAATTTACTGGAAGAGTTGCGCTATCCGACCGCTTTCCTGCAACATATTCATGAAAGGCTTAATGATAAGGGTTGGCTGGTAATTGCCTCGACATATGCATGGAATGGACAGATGGCTTCCCGGGAATTCTGGCCGGGCGGATTCAAACTGGATGGCGAGCCATTGACCTCTTTCGAGGGTATTCAGACCATCCTGGAGCCTCATTTTATGCTTCACGGAAAACCGTTTGACTTGCCGTTGAATATTCGTAAATCATCAAGGGTTACCGAAATCAAACGTTGCGAAATCTCTTTCTGGCAAAAAAAATCAGTAAAATTATAA
- a CDS encoding SPFH domain-containing protein, whose product MVIFYVVVAAIVVFFWGVRIVRPTHRGLIERLGKYHRFAKPGFHWIIPIIEKMYAVNITEQMVNADPQEIITNDNLNASVDAQVYFKVKEDEESVKGSLYNVNNYKWQIVNLARTTLRNIIGTLTLKSANSERGKINAELHRTLLLETQTWGIQIVRTELKEIDPPRDVQETMNKVVKAENEKIAAIDFASARETAADGEKRAKIKEAEGYKQSQILHAEGEAEAIRLVNEAADKYFIGNAQLLKKLDTLQASLENNAKIVIPTGTELVNIIGEMAGIVPLDHNKKKQA is encoded by the coding sequence ATGGTAATTTTTTATGTAGTTGTAGCAGCTATTGTTGTGTTTTTCTGGGGAGTGCGTATTGTACGGCCCACACATCGCGGTTTAATTGAACGGTTGGGAAAATACCACCGGTTTGCCAAACCGGGTTTTCATTGGATAATCCCAATTATTGAAAAAATGTATGCGGTGAACATTACGGAGCAAATGGTGAATGCCGATCCACAGGAAATTATTACGAACGATAATTTGAATGCCAGTGTGGATGCACAAGTCTATTTCAAGGTAAAAGAAGACGAAGAGAGCGTGAAAGGGTCACTTTATAATGTAAATAACTACAAGTGGCAGATTGTGAACCTTGCCCGGACAACGCTTCGTAACATTATTGGGACGCTGACCCTGAAGTCTGCCAACAGCGAACGGGGAAAGATCAATGCCGAGTTGCATCGGACTTTGTTGCTTGAAACACAGACATGGGGCATTCAAATTGTGCGCACGGAGTTGAAAGAGATAGATCCGCCGCGCGATGTACAGGAAACGATGAATAAAGTTGTAAAGGCTGAAAACGAAAAGATTGCTGCTATTGACTTTGCGTCTGCACGCGAAACGGCTGCCGATGGTGAAAAACGAGCTAAGATTAAAGAAGCCGAAGGTTACAAGCAATCACAAATCCTGCATGCCGAGGGTGAAGCCGAGGCTATTCGACTGGTCAACGAAGCTGCTGATAAATACTTTATAGGCAATGCTCAATTGCTGAAGAAACTGGATACGTTGCAGGCTTCACTGGAAAATAATGCAAAAATTGTTATTCCAACCGGCACAGAGCTGGTGAATATTATTGGAGAAATGGCTGGTATTGTGCCACTTGACCATAACAAGAAAAAACAAGCATAG
- a CDS encoding 3-oxo-5-alpha-steroid 4-dehydrogenase has translation MTLETLRIIAFIWIAMAVIVHITLFYVTAPFGRHTTDKWGWTVNNKLAWVVMEFPSLFVMVYFLLAGSNSMQPFVWLLFALWIIHYINRSLIYPFRIRKTPRKMPVIIMLSAIFFNIINAGLNGYYLASLAPVQHYNATWLGTPHFLIGIILFLTGIFINWKADNILIHLRKPGETEYKIPQGWLFDFVSSPNLLGEIIEWTGFALMAWNLPAFTFMIWTWANLIPRARNHHEWYLLHFPNYPRNRKIILPFMY, from the coding sequence ATGACATTAGAAACACTCCGGATCATCGCCTTTATTTGGATTGCCATGGCTGTGATTGTACATATCACCCTGTTTTATGTCACGGCTCCTTTCGGAAGGCACACTACAGACAAGTGGGGCTGGACTGTCAACAACAAACTGGCTTGGGTTGTAATGGAATTTCCATCTTTATTCGTGATGGTTTACTTCCTTTTGGCAGGATCTAACTCTATGCAACCCTTTGTTTGGTTACTGTTTGCTCTTTGGATTATCCATTACATCAATCGTAGCCTGATTTATCCTTTCCGCATCCGAAAAACACCAAGGAAAATGCCGGTAATCATTATGCTAAGCGCAATCTTTTTCAACATAATTAATGCAGGATTAAACGGATATTATCTGGCGTCATTGGCTCCGGTACAACATTATAATGCGACATGGTTAGGAACGCCTCACTTCCTTATAGGCATAATACTCTTCCTGACAGGAATTTTCATCAATTGGAAAGCCGACAATATACTCATTCATTTACGGAAACCCGGCGAAACCGAATATAAAATTCCCCAGGGGTGGTTATTTGATTTTGTTTCGTCGCCCAATCTGCTGGGTGAAATCATCGAATGGACAGGCTTTGCTCTCATGGCCTGGAATTTGCCAGCATTTACCTTTATGATATGGACATGGGCCAATCTTATCCCCCGTGCCCGAAATCATCATGAGTGGTATTTGCTACATTTCCCCAACTACCCCCGAAACCGAAAAATTATCTTGCCATTTATGTATTAA
- a CDS encoding glycosyltransferase family 2 protein yields the protein MRISIITVAYNSSDTIREAIESILAQTFSDIEYIIIDGQSRDNTVAIIKEYACRLGNRMRWISEPDSGIYDALNKGIRMATGDIVGFLHSDDVFSSVNVLSRIHHVFETYHADVVYGDLVYVKHSNLTKAIRYWESKEFTDALLQRGWMPPHPTVFVRREVYQHNGLYDPKLQISADYDFLLRIFKNEKLRMVYLSTLIVKMRSGGISNRNLPNIVQKMREDYQSLQRNQIFCPMLALFLKNVTKLRQFIIRKNI from the coding sequence ATGCGGATTTCCATTATTACTGTAGCTTATAATAGTTCTGATACCATACGGGAAGCAATAGAATCAATATTAGCACAAACTTTTTCAGATATTGAATATATCATTATCGACGGTCAATCGCGGGATAATACAGTAGCAATTATTAAAGAATATGCCTGTCGATTGGGGAATCGAATGCGTTGGATCAGTGAACCGGATAGCGGTATATATGACGCACTGAATAAAGGCATCCGCATGGCAACGGGAGACATCGTGGGGTTTCTTCATTCGGATGACGTCTTTTCTTCAGTTAATGTATTATCCCGTATTCATCATGTTTTTGAAACGTACCACGCCGATGTGGTTTATGGGGATCTGGTATATGTAAAGCATTCAAACCTTACTAAAGCCATTCGTTATTGGGAAAGCAAGGAATTTACGGATGCATTACTTCAAAGAGGATGGATGCCACCTCATCCAACTGTCTTTGTGCGAAGGGAAGTTTATCAGCATAATGGGTTGTATGATCCCAAGCTACAGATATCTGCTGATTATGATTTTTTATTGCGTATCTTTAAGAATGAAAAATTACGGATGGTGTATTTATCCACTCTTATCGTAAAGATGAGAAGTGGTGGCATTAGTAATCGTAACCTACCGAATATAGTACAGAAGATGCGGGAAGACTACCAAAGTTTGCAACGAAATCAAATTTTTTGTCCCATGCTTGCTTTGTTTCTGAAAAATGTGACAAAACTTCGGCAATTTATTATCAGGAAAAATATTTGA